tggttatttttcctAGTTTATGCTGCAAGTGATTGATATGtttgttatcatttttattttttatggattaGAAAGAGGCATTGCGAGATTTGTCCCGATATCCTGGTGATGATCAGTGTTCACAAGTAGGTCTTATggtgtttttaaaattgttttttttaaataaaaattaactggAATTAGAAGTTGATATTTGTTTGTCTCTCTTTGAAGGTCTCTGAAGAAGAGGAGAACGACAGGTCTATGGATCATGAAGAGGGTATCAGGGAAGACAAATCTAGCAGTGGCTCCCACAAAAATGTGAGATCTGGTATGCTAATTCTACTTGCTTTCTTTTGAAttgcttttggttttttattgatattgataTGATTTATTTACATGAGCAGACAACAGGAAAGAAAAGTCATTAGGCCAACTCACTCAGAATTTTGTCAAGCTATTCCTCACATCCAATGTGATCCTCTCTTTGTTTTGCCTATATCTGTAATACAATGTGTTGATGATCTGTGTGGAGCTGATGTGCTAAATTGTGAGCAGGCTGACACTGTCTCGCTTGATGAGGCTGCACGGTTGCTACTTGGTGATTGCAATGATGCGACACAGATGAAGAGTATggaaacattatttttaaatttgattctATCAGACTGATTTTGTGGGTTTAGTGACTGATTTATGGTACTATGGTGATAATGCAGCCAAAGTTCGGCGTCTGTATGACATAGCCAATGTTTTGTCTTCTATGAATCTCATAGAGAAGGTATGTACTGGAAAAACTTGTTGTTATGAAATTGTGTAATTTGATGAGGaatattttgatattctttACAGACACAACAAGTGGTGACAAAGAAACCAGCCTTTCGATGGTTGGGAAATCAAGGGAAGCCAGACATGGGTGTTACAGTTGCCATACCTCCCTGCACATCACAGATAAAGAAGAGAACCTTTGGTTCAGAGATCACTAATTTGGACTTCAAGAGGAGCAGATCAGTCTCTTATGTGGATAAGAAACCTGACAACCTGCAAATGAGAAAAGAGGACTTGAAGGCTTGCAATTTGGCAGCTCAGAAGCAATTGCAGACTTCAAAAGGTTATGTTTTTGGCCCTTTCCAGCCTGGTGGTGTAACAAGAGAAGGTGGCAATGAGTCTGATATGGGCAGGAGCAAGGTTCAGGactgggagagtttggcttctTCTTTTCGCCCACAGTATCACAATCAAGGTCAGTCCAAACTTCAATATTTTCAACATAAAGTGGCTGCTTTCCAAGCCAACCTGTTTTATTAACCCATTTTCTTGTTATAACTATTGTTTACTCTGAAAGATGCATCTGTTGATTATGAATAAGGACCTTAGTTAAAGAACTTAATTACTATGTTAAACTGTCACTGATAAACTGTTCTTTCCGTTTAGTGTGATATGTTAAATTCCTTTAGCTGTGAATGTGCAACTATGGAGCTCTTTTCCTTGAATATCCTGCCTTGGAGCTGTTTCATTATGTTCTGAGTTTGCCAGTATTATTTAGCCTATTCCTGGTAGGTTGTGATTCTGCTGTACCAATTGATTTTATGTGATCAACAACAAATGATTTATTGCAAATGCTTTTCAGCCATTTGACCAAAGCTAGTTTTTGAGGAGCAATTACTTGATTGTTTGGTGATTTTATGTAGACCACTTGGTAGATGCTTTTTGCATGAGCATTGACTAATCCTATATGATTTAACATGCACATGATGCATTGGAACTTGCTTCTTTAGTGACAGTAAGTATGGAGCAATTCAAGCCAATTTAGAACAAGGCTTGTTCATCTATTTCAGTTTATATTGAGAATAATGAACTTAACTACATCCTTTGCAAGAATTCTTTTGCACAACAAAATTGATAGCTGTGTTAAAcatgttattatttattcatttatccaTAGCATGTTTGGCTTTTCCATCCACAGTTCTACTCCTACCATTTTGAAATAGAACTGGAAGGCTTACCATGTTGATTTTAACGGTCTGTGCCCTAGAcccttttcctcttcttttacTAGTATCTATCCCTTTTTTTGGCCTTTTTTCTAAATCGTTAGCTGTGAAACTATTCTGTTCACCGAATCTTTCATTCTGCTCTCAAGCATTAATAgtaagttggtttttttttttaaaaaaattttctgaCTTGTAGCAAAAAAGGATTCTAGTTTCTGATGTCattattgatttcttttattattgtgtGTTGGAATCCTAAAACTCAAGCAGAAACTAGTTCTGACTTTAGATCGCATATTGTTTGGCCATGTTAGTCTATTTCTATGAACAAAGCAAGTTctgatataattttatattctcaCATCATCTAGTTTAATTTACCACAAGGTATTGCAACCTTCGCAACGTGCAATttcttaacaaaaaaattagacatcTGCGAGGAACTGCTTTGTCCAAAATTTACAATGGAGCTTTGTGCTATTTGTTTATGTGAAGCAGTGATTGGTACAAGTTTTTGTCCGCAAAATGGAATTTACAATTGAAGCCTTTCTGTTCTGTCAGACTCAGGTTAACCTGataggagagagagagagagatgaagatagagttaaattagttatttatgtTCTTTATCTTATCAATTTGAGAGCTTCACTCATCTATATATAGTGATGGGTACGCGTGAGGAATTTTTGAATGACTTTTGTGTCATTAGAATCTGTTGATAGAAAGTCTTTTGGTTCTTTCTCATGAGAGTTTGTTTTGGTTTCCTCTAGTGTGACCTAATCTAAGTGGAACAATAGGTCTGATACTTGGACAACTTCAGATCCTCAAATTATGGGAAGGAAGCAATTTCCATGTGGCTTCTGATAACATGAGGCAGAGGGAAATCAAATCTGTGTTCTTTGAGATACAATTGTTTCACTCTACTTGTCTGCAAAAGTCACTTATACCCCCGTATCTAGGCATTTATGTTAAGTTCAATGTTCTTAACTAGAATTATTGTCTGACTGCTTTTATCtgttcaatttaaataattctcTAACTTTCTTTGTCCTCCTTTTCCAGCTTTGAGTGATCTCTTTGCCCACTATTTGGAGGCATGGAAATCCTGGTTTGCTGAAGTTACTCAAGGGAGTAGCAGCAGCCTGCAGCAGCCTTACAAGTCAATCATCAACCAGCTTTCTTAAGAGTTTCTAATCTCTTGTTGTATACCATTCCATCTTGACTGCATATTCATGATAATTCACCTGTACAACAAGCTCATGAACATTTTATTGTTAaaggtgtttttgtttttttaaaagtatttttgatTGGGATTCTTGTTATTATCTCAATACAAGAAACCTCATTTTGTTAACATGACTACATACACTGGTCTTTTGTTTTCTGATGACCAATGTTGCTGTTGAACGCCCGGCATCTGCTGAAAGATATGCAAATGGACATCGAAATACATGCAATATCAAGGTTACAACACAATTTTGTATTGAGGTTTTTATTGAGTAATTGTTGTGGTAATGAGATGCATCTAAGCAGAAAGGCTATGTTTTGCTGGAGGTAACTCAAGTTAGGATTTGTGAATTTATAAAATGAGAATGTCATATTTGAAAGTCTTGATACCTGCAAACTCGAACAGAAGTTGCACTTGATGAAGTGACCTGCGTACAAGAATAAAGTATTTGAGTTAGGTTGTGAATAGGGCTCATTTTTATAGGCCAGGCCGAAGCTAGGATGTGTAGGTACGTCCCGTAAATAGGCCAGGCTGTCTTCATGGccaatttaacttttttaaataaaaaacttaaaaaagtagtaaatataagaaaaaaggatttttaaaaaataaatattgtttttgcatttttttttttacaatatataggaaacaattttaaactcattttttaaaaaaatgaatgtgatctattacaaaataataggaaaaattttaattttaggggaaaaaattaaaactatataaaattttaggGATGTATTAtctcttgaaaaaaattatatactaaTTAGACGAGGATTTTCCATTCCccttagaaaaataaaaaaaatgtttaattttatgtgtaggatttatttttatttttttcatatacctttgcaataaaaaatcaattacaaaTTATCATTATCTCCATCTCCATAgtagaaagaaaatgaaaaaacaaaggtcaaatatatttttataaaatttgtaagTTGATTGTAACCATCAGGCAATGTTTAGCATGGCCCATGAACTAgaaaaggtttttttatttttatttatttattttatttttaatatcatcttttaaaaaaatttaccaaatgCGCACTTTACCTGTTATTTAACAAATTGTACATGAAGCTTTTGAAAACGGtaaaacatgtatttttttttataactcccttttttatatttttatatgaaatatttacaCTGTAGTTCTtataagttttataattaaaactCTTTGTAACacctttatttaaatatcacaaCTTACGACACTTATCCTTACCACATCTTCCTCTCTTTATCTCTTCCTCCTATTTTATCCTTCTTTTCTAAATGGCATAGCTTAAGAATCAAAATTAGCACATCTCTTCAATTTTATCGGAGAAGGTATTTTCTTTAGTAAATATTTGATGCAATTATTGtagataaatttatattatatgtaatgTTATGATGTAAGATTGATAAGGTGGTATATATCTATGCTTGTTTGTGAAGATGCTATGTTATTAGTTTGATAATCTATAAATTGGTTGCCATATTATGATGTATCATTACAAAGTAGATTATGATAGAAtgcctaagaaaaaaaaactgtagAATGCCAACAAAGTGTTTGACAAAATGGCTAAGAGAAAGTGTTTGATAGAATGGCTTAAAGAAAGTGCTTGATAGAATGACTCAAAGAAAGTATATGATAAAATGCTAACAAAGTCTTTGATATAATGACACAGTTTTTGGTGGAATGCCAAGAATGTGTTTGATAGAATGCTTAGTTTCATACCTTATATCTTTCTCATCAAGATCATGccccttattttatttttaaatgcctAAACATACAAAATTCAGTATTTAATTTGTTGCAAACAAAATTTTTGGTAGATGCTCTTTCTTAAAGctcatttctaattttttcatgtaatcatattttatattttattttcattatttattttcaaattaattaatttatatttttcacagCCTGTTCGAGTTTTAAAGTgtagacatatttctatttCTGATCCACCCTCAAATAACGGGCATCTTAAGAGAAGTTATGTTCTGGCATACAActcaaattcatcatttttgGATGGTAGAATACTCTATTTAGTccttttattattcttgatttgcCCCTTTAGTCCTTCTATTATAATTTGCTCTAAAAAAATCACTCTATTATTTAGATGGGGTAAATTAAGTCCCTTACCCCGACGTCAGTCCCTTTTTTCGTCCATCTACGTTGACATGgcatttttatgattaaaatattattaaaaaaatattttttttaatgaatcaaTACTTTTTTAATGATATGGGTCTGGATCCATGTCAGATCCAATCCTGATAATGAAATTCTTTATGAACTCTCCTTCTAGACATCTTCTTCAGTAATTACCACTGGCAATCCATTGTCGGTCCTCTGCTCCATCAACCACAGTCCATGTGCCTATGAGGAGTCTCAAATCCAAGAGTACTTTTTCTTGAACCCCATGTCTCAAATCCAAGAATTAAGAAGTAGAAACTGAAGATAGAACCCTGAGGTGTCGCCGGCCACTCCGTGTCACCTGTGGTCTATCCTCCAACATCTTCGATTGCAATCGTTTTAAAGCCAAGAAGCCACCCAAATTGATCTGCAAAAGGACAATGATGCTAGCGAACAACAACTCAAGCTTTTTCCTGAAATTGAGACGCCCCTTGAGGATAAGTGGTGGTGGCCCTAGTGGGGTGTTGTAGAGGGGAAGGCGGGTCTCATTGCTGTAATTATGTCCAGGAGTGCTGCAGGGGGGACGTTGCTGGTTGGAAAGATGGCCAACTTAGATAGTATTGCGATTGGCATTAAAGGTGCTTGGAGACTTGGTAAGGGGAAAGGAATGGGGAGGGTGAGGTTGATGAGGGGAAGACGGATGGGAATTTAGAGGCGGAGTAGGCTTGGGGTGGAGAGGTGGACAGGAATGTGAATTATGAGAATGAGGGAGATGTTTTTGAGGAGGAGAAGGGCAGTAGGTTGGGGATGGCGATGGATGCAGCAATGGCCTGGCGGACAAGAAGATGGGGAGGGCAAGGATTAGGATTAGGTTTAGCGTTAGAGATCGGGGAGAGAAGGTTGATGGAGTAGAGGACCGATGGTGGACGACTGACGGTGATTGTTGGAGAAGAGGTTTGGAGGGAGGGCCAAAGAATTTTGTTATCAGGTTTGGATCTGACATGGATCCGGAcctgtttaattaaaaaagtattgattcattaaaaaaatattttttaatcatattttaatcATGAAAATGCCACATCAGCAGAGATGGATGGAAAGACAGTAGATGTCGGGGGTGATGGATTTAATTTACCCCATCTAGATTATAGAGGGATCTTTTGAGGGAAaattataatagagggactaaagtGGCAGATTAAGTATAATACATagactaaatagggtattctacctttttgaaatgattttgaTCTTATCAGTGAATTGGTCGAGAGATGGTGGTGGGAAACATATTTTATTTGACTTGTGGTGAAGCAATAGTTGTACTTGAGGATGTGGCATTGTTAATGGGCTTACTTATTAATGGCAAAAAAATCATTGGGCAAACATCTGGCTTAGAAATTGATCTCTGTGAGGAGTTGCTTGGTGTTGTCCCGCCTCCAGAGCAAAGGAAAGGCCAAATAATAACCCTTATTTGGCTCCAAGAAACATTTGGTGTGTTGTTGCTTAGGGGTGTAAATTATACACCTCAACTCGCAAGCTACTCAGGGCTTGACTCAGTAAAAACTTGAACTCAGCTTGGTTATGGTCGAGTCAAGCTCAAGTTCAAGTATCTCGAGTAGTCGAGCAAGCTGAGTTCGAGTATCACGAGTAGTCGAGCAAGCCGAGTTCGAGTATTTTGATACTTGGTCTGAGTGCTCACAAGCCTAATCGagcatatatgtgtgtgtgtatatatatatataatattagatttattatacaattaccattatatatttttaaattaaaaaggataatatttttttaacttaacatttttctttttctttcttgctcTGCTCGTCCCGCCACACCCTTTAAAAAGAAACCTGACCCTTTCCTTCCGCTCTCTCTGGTCACTACCGCCACCATCATCCGCTGTCATCTTCGCCAAGTTAGCCCATGCCCATTACCCCTACTCTCACTACCAGTTCATCCATCATCTTTGACTCGTAAATAATAGGTTCCTCTTCGACCAAATCTCCGTTTTGACTAGTGATTTCGATTCGTGCAACAAATCAGAAATTCCTGGTGTATGGAGCTTCCGGATCTCCACATTTACTCTTGAAAGCCTTGAGCCTTgtcttttgaattatttgaaatttgctCTGCCATTCAGTATTTTCAATATCTCTATCACCTTATTTGGAATGTGGATACATACCTGATTCTTTTggaatctaaaaaaatttatttatttttctagtttgaATTAGCTATCTGTGATATTAATCTACAGAATTGGGCTTTCTTGCCAACAAACTTGATCCATTTTATGGTGTTTGATCCTGACGTTTAGAGATCGCCATTATTTACAGGTTCTACTTTTATGTACTTCATTACTCATTACTTATTAGTATGAATTTTtggattttagttttaaatatagTTGAGAAATCTCCTTATTAAACATTGGTCCTTTCTAAAGTATGACATGCTACAAAGACTTAATTTTATCTGAACTTTAAGTTGCTGAAGATACTACCCATTTCTAGAGAACCATTTCCATTTCAttggtttattgtttttattatgccaGAGTAAATCAATTCCAAGTCATGGCTACATATTAGTTTACAAGTCTTGTCCTTCATTCTTGACAAGTTGTTTGTTTGATGATATGAGATATGAACTAGAGTAGGACTACACAATTGCCCAGTAGAAAAAAGAGACCTATCTCCCTTATATGACACAAGCTCTTCTGCTTCAATCACTCTGATATTACAAAATGCTCtctcatctatttttatttatttatttattttgcaatggACTTCACTTTAGGGTTTTTAGTGTATGGTTATTGGAAAGTTTGACAACTTCCTTATAGTCATTGTAGGGATCTATGTGCAAAAACTCTTGCACTTCATTGTACATTTGTATTGCTTCTTGTGACATGCTTTCTTTTAAGGTTATCACATAATTTTGTAAAGTAAAATGGTAAGCGATTGTTGAAAATTTAAGGTTGTATATGTGTCTTTGTGTGCCTGTGGGCTGTGAATCAATTCCAAAGGATGCGTTGAGAGGACATTTTGTTCTATGTGTACCTATgagcttttttgttttttgttttttgttttcctttggcAACTTGGAAAGTTTTATGTCATTGTTTGAAATGGAGAggactctttttttctttgattttagctTATGTTGcttatctcttttatattattcaCTCTGATATGATTTCAATGTAATCAACATTTAGTTCAACTTTATAATTGATGTTGTCTATGTAAAAGCATTTTATAATAGTGACTAACTTGGGTTTTGGAAGTTCATTTTGAGTATGGAAGCGCAATGGTCTTGTAATTTGTGTGATATAGAACTCATTCAATTATGCCTCCatgattagttttttatttttatttttatttttactaagaGTTTGTTGAAATCAATGAATCATatgttactatatatatatctattgttGATCTTGGAAAGATAGAATGACAAATCAATTCATTTTTAAAGTCCCTTCTTTtaagttggttttttttaatgtttaattattaaaattttaggcttatttatttaattaattaatttgtttgtttattgtgaGTACGCAACATGCCATCAAGCATGACAAATTTTTGATTTACACCATTTCAATCTAGAACAAATTCATCAACTAGTTGGGCTATATATGTTGGAAGGCAATTTTTCAATGAGtaaatgttttgatgatgatgatgacaatgcaaataaaagcacTGATCCAACTGAAAAGGAATGTGATGTTGTTGACCTTGGTGAGGGGGAGAAAGAGGAAGGTAATGGGAAATAAAAAGTGTCAAGACTTCAAATGTTTGGTTGGAGTTTAAAGACATTGATCTTCCTAATAGTTCTAAAAAAGGAGAATGCATTCATTGCAAGAAGAAGTTGGCTATAAATGCTAGCAAGAGTACAACTCAATTTAAAAGCCATTTGTCAACTTGTATCaagagaaaaatttatcaaaatcagCAACAAATGATTTCTTTCCAACCTGTACAACGAGTAGGTAATGGCAATGTTGAAATGCAACTTGCTCTCACAAATGGCAAGTTtgacatggaaaaaaaaatgagagaagcaGTTGTACATTGGATATTGATGCATgagcatatttttcaataatgaaaaagaaaggttTTAATATGATGCAAAGATGTGGAATGCCTGAATGGGAAAAAGTGTCACGGGTTATTATTAAGAAAGATTGTATGCAAGTTTATGAAagctgaaaaaaattgaaaatattgcTCATGAATGTTAGCAAGATAAGCTTGACAATAGATTTATGGAAATCTAGCAATCGAAATGTCGAGTATATGGTCTTAATATCtcattttattgattataatcGGAGATTGTAAAAGcatgtcatcaattttgttcattttccatctcttcatcttggtgttgagattgctaattatatttttaagtttttgaagGAGTAAGTAATTGAGAACAAGGTTTTTATTATCTGTGTTGATAATGCTTCAAACAATGATGTAGCAGTTATGATTCTTAAAGACATATTTTCAAGAACTTAAAAGGTTGCTTTGTGTAGGAAAGCTATTCCATGTTTGTTGTTGTGCACACATTCTTAATCTCGTGGTGTAAAAtggaatttttgaaattgaagATATTCATAAAAGTGTGAAGTTTATTAATCAGAATGAAGCAAGATTGAAGTCATTTTCTGATATTGTGCAACAACTGCAATTGTCAGAGCCAAAACTTATTCTTGATTGTAAGACACGTTGGAATTCAACATTTTAAATGCTATTATTTGCAATGAAATTTAAAGAAGTTTTTCCAATGTTCAAAGATTAAGAAGATTGAcaaaaggtggagaaaatatGTGAGATTTTAGAAGTGTTTAATGCAGTCATAAAAATCATTTCTGGTAGTGATTATCCAACTTCcaacttgtttttaattaagtttatcATGTGAAAATTTTGCTAGACATAAGGGCGAATGATGAAGATTAGTTTATTCGAGCAATGATTTGGTAGAATGAAGgcttaatttgataaatattttgtgGAAGGAGGAATGCAATTTGCTCATGTCCATGGTTGCCATAtgaatctaagatgcaaaatgagGGTTATTGGTTTTACTTTTTCAATGATGTATTCCGATAGAGAAGCAAGAGAAAATATTGCTAAAGTTCAAGAAGCTTTACATGagatttatgaagaatatgttCGTGAATATCAACAAGGCAATGAACATAGTGGTGAAACTCCAACGCttaataatgatgatgttggTAATAATGACAAAGACTTGTCAAGTTGGTCCAAATTTTCAAGTATGTGAAATCTATTGAAAAAGGCTCATCACAACAATCTGATTTAGATGCATCTTGTCTAGAATGTCTTGTGACATATTCACTATTTCTATCACTACAGTGATTTCAAAGGCTATTTTCAGTGCACGTGGTAGAGTGATTGACACTTATCATGCTTCATTGACTACTGAAACAATGCAAGCATTGCTTAGTGGAGGTGTCAAAATCTTCATGgagtgaagaagaaaagaaagtgaGTTTATAATTGTTCttgctttaatatatatatattttatttttcatggtttttattgctttaatGTAATTTTGGGTTATTCTTTGTTCACTTTGTGTAtattagaaagagaagaaaccaATCGAGATTTCACTTAAAATACCTTGAAGCTCAAgtttaaaataacatttaagtttattcatgctttttttttttaccatcaatgattaaaatgttttgttttctaattACTCATTTGTATAGGTTTGATGGAAACGTTGGGGCAAACCTTCATATTCAAGACAACATATTCTTGAGAGGGTGGATGTTGATGgtggtttaattgttttcttattatctatggacttatttttttgttttcaatcaattC
This portion of the Dioscorea cayenensis subsp. rotundata cultivar TDr96_F1 chromosome 3, TDr96_F1_v2_PseudoChromosome.rev07_lg8_w22 25.fasta, whole genome shotgun sequence genome encodes:
- the LOC120249402 gene encoding E2F transcription factor-like E2FF, translating into MAIASPCFLESEDRHQVYSRKQKSLGLLCSNFVSLYNRDDVESISLDDAAKQLGVERRRIYDIVNVMESVGVLTRKAKNRYSWIGFSGIPKALEDLKKEALRDLSRYPGDDQCSQVSEEEENDRSMDHEEGIREDKSSSGSHKNVRSDNRKEKSLGQLTQNFVKLFLTSNADTVSLDEAARLLLGDCNDATQMKTKVRRLYDIANVLSSMNLIEKTQQVVTKKPAFRWLGNQGKPDMGVTVAIPPCTSQIKKRTFGSEITNLDFKRSRSVSYVDKKPDNLQMRKEDLKACNLAAQKQLQTSKGYVFGPFQPGGVTREGGNESDMGRSKVQDWESLASSFRPQYHNQALSDLFAHYLEAWKSWFAEVTQGSSSSLQQPYKSIINQLS